Below is a genomic region from Henckelia pumila isolate YLH828 chromosome 3, ASM3356847v2, whole genome shotgun sequence.
TTTGCTGCATAATCTATTAATAATGAAAGTCAGAACTCTCATCTGCGCCCCGACAAATGTGGCAATCCTAGAACTAGCCTCTCACATGATAAGCTTATCAAGAGAATCATTTCAGGACAAACGGAAGATGTTTTTGTCTTGTCCTCTAGGAGACATGCTTATCTTTGGGAATGAGGACACTTCGAAAATTGGCTCTGACACTAAGGAGATTTTCCTTGATTATCGTGTTAACAAGCTTATAGAATGTTTGGTATCACCAACTGGCTTGAAGCATTGGATCAGTTCCATGCTAGATTTTCTTGGGGATTATGTTTCTCAGAatcatatttatcttgataacAAGGTAATAAAAGTCGAAGAAAATCAAGAAGGTGAAATTCGGCAATCTGAGTTCAAATCATGTTTGAAGAATGCTAGAAGGCGGTTTAAACGCATAGCAACTTCACTCGTAGACTCTTTGTCAACATTCATCACTCATTTACCAAGAAGTTTCATTCTTGCACAGAACCTTCAGAATGTGGCTGAACTCATGTCCCTTCTTGACTCTATCGAAGCATTGTTGTTTGAAGAAAGCTTGGCGTATGAAGAATTAAATATGGTACCTTTAAATCAGAGAGCGACTAGTTCTCAATCATCCTTAGCATATATGAGGAAGGAGTGTTTATGTACTCTAAGATCTCTTCAGTCTTCTCTCGCAGCATTCGGCCTTCCACTTGGGACATATAAAACCAGCATTTCAGACTTCTGTTTCCAGAAGGCTTCGTTAATATTTTGCACCATATCATCTTCATATACACTTCACTCGATGGATATACAACCGTTTAATTTAGTGGTTATAGATGAAGCTGCTCAGATAAAGGAGAGTGAATCGATTATATCTCTTCAGTTTCCCGATGTGAGGCATGCTATTCTCGTCGGAGATGAGAGGCAATTACAATCAACAGTTAAAAGCAAGGTTAGTGTCGTTACCTGGCTTATAAATTAGTAACTCGTGGTAAGCATGTCTAATGATTTTGATCACATCTTTTCCATGAATTTATAGCTCTCTGAAGATGCTGGCTTTGGAAGAAGTTTATTTGAAAGGTTGCGCTCATTAGGTCACTCTAAGCATCTCCTTGATATGCAATACAGGATGCATCCATCAATAAGTCGGTTTCCAAATTCAAACTTCTACGATAAGCAAATGTTAGATGCACCTAGTGTCCAGAGTGAAAGCTATGAAAGATGCTATCTTGAAGGGAAAATGTTTGGTCCGTATTCTTTCATTGATATTCCTGGAGGAAAAGAAGAGGTGGACGACGTTGGAAACAGTATAAGAAACATGCTTGAGGTAGCTGTGACGTTGAAGATTG
It encodes:
- the LOC140889976 gene encoding uncharacterized protein translates to MNLATNRRIWNALRTHKNSSIIEKVLDKNELVSYCAVLLCKQTMSLALSCLLFDLVTVIVSNLHASMWDEEHWESCPMKCRSQMEVDFEPTPSSRLNESQKNAVLASLIRTGCKHRASVELICGPPGTGKTRTLSVLLHNLLIMKVRTLICAPTNVAILELASHMISLSRESFQDKRKMFLSCPLGDMLIFGNEDTSKIGSDTKEIFLDYRVNKLIECLVSPTGLKHWISSMLDFLGDYVSQNHIYLDNKVIKVEENQEGEIRQSEFKSCLKNARRRFKRIATSLVDSLSTFITHLPRSFILAQNLQNVAELMSLLDSIEALLFEESLAYEELNMHSAFHLGHIKPAFQTSVSRRLR